AAGCTGAAGAATACAAACCGCAACCAAAGTTTTCGTTATTGAACCTATCGGATACGTAGTGGATGGACTATTTAAAATATGGTTAGAAACGTCTGAATATCCAATTCCTCCAGTAAAGATATTCTTTTTGTTTTTTACTACCGCAATACTCCCACTTATATGGTTGGATTTCAAATAGTCACTAATCTTTTGCTGGATTTGAATTTCCTTTGATGTTGGTTTTATTGAATTATTATCTTGAGCAGAAACATTATGTAAAGGCTTAAGGGTTGCTTGAATATGATTGCTGGAAAGTACGAGGGTTAGTAAATAGATTAAAAGATATTTATACTTCACGTTAAGTCCTCATCTTTAAGTATTATTTATTGTTTATTTTTTATAAAAAGATGAGAATTCATTCATAGCTAAAACATCAAATATGAAAAAAAGCCTAAAACCCTATTTATCTAGGTTTTAGACTTCTTTAACAGATGACCTGTGAGGGGTTCGAACCCCCGACCTCAACCCTGTCAATTCACAGTTAGGTCCATCCGTGTGTTTCCTCGTAATTCCTAAGGTTCCTTTATAGCAACAGTACAGCGATTTTTTAAGATGTAAATGTCCTCTGGATAACCGTTGTATCCTTAAGTGTGTGACCAATTTGGTGACCACTTAAGGATAGTATCTATGGACCTGATCACCTATAAAGTTGGAAATGTTTTAAGAATGGAAAATTACCTAGTTACCGTTGCCATTTAATAGGTAATCATTCTTTAATCTAATATTTCTTTCCATTCAAATGGATACTTAAAACCAGTTTCTTCTGGTAATAATCTAATGTCATCGATAATTTTAGTTTTTCTATTAGCTTCGTTAATTTTACTGATATCATTATGTATATCCAATAAGTCAATGGATGTTGAAATATTTTTATGTATTTTAATCAATCCTGTATCATACCCGTTAACTTTATTCAATAATTTTATTACCTCGGATAATTCATTCTGTTGTGGCTGCTTCAATTGGAGTGATAACTCTAATAACTTTCCCCTTATTTCTTTGGTCTTTTGCCCTATAAGTACATATTCAGCATCGATTGCAAAGTAATTTTTCCCTTTTATTTTTTCAATTGTTATATAATTCTCAGCCAATAGTTGTCTTAAATGGTAACTTGACAGCCAAAAATTACTAACAATTCCACCATTATTTATATCCAAGAAATAAAGTACTAAAAATGCCTCTTTCTCATTCACCAGTTTCATCATGTTTCTTGTCGACACATAGAACTTTTTTCTTGTTTTTCTAGTGTCTAGTTCATACCTATAATCAGTTTCATTTAACCAACGTGATTTTACTTGGAAAAACCTAACTGTATTTACTACAGTACTCTCATATAGAGTTTTTCTTTGGTGAGTAGACATAACATCAAAGCCAAAATCTCCAGGAAGCTTAATACCTTCAAATCCTATTCTAAACAATTCAGCAATAAGATGGTATTCTGCTACAAAGCCTTTATATAAACTCATAGCGAAATCTTTCTCTTTTTCAATTAATTCTTCGTATGGAAGTACAACACTATTAACCCAATACATCCCATCAAGATATTCTTCATACTCATCTTCTCCAATTTCACAATCAGCATCCATATTAAAATCTTCAACCATTTACCTCTTCACTCCTAATCTTTTTATTTCGATCCGCCTCTTCAATATTAATTCATTCTCCGACTGTCGACAAATTCCCTTGTCACGAACAAAATAGAACCATAAATGCAGGGTTATACTTATTTTTGTTTAAAATTATAAAGCATATCTCGGAACAACGACTTTTATTTACTCCTTCATATTTTCAACTTGATTAATATTTTGGTATATTAACATTATTAAACCTAAAATTACTATACGAGGTATGTTATGGAAATAAAACACACTGAAGACAACTATCATAATCTAATAAAAACTATTGATCAAATGTTCGAAAGACCAAGTGTATTTAATAATTTCATAAATAGAATTATTTTCCCATTTTACAAAAATTTTGAATTAGATTCCGAAATTCACTTTAATTACCCTTTTACAGTTTTGGTTGGTAAAAATGGCTGTGGAAAAAGTTCAGCGTTACATGCCCTTTACGGGTGTCCCAAAGATAATTCAACAGCCGACTTTTGGTTTTCCACCCATCTCGACCCTATTGTAGAAGCTGGCGGTATTATTAATAGTTATATTTATGAATTTACTGACAAAGGGAAATTGCAGGCTGCACACAAGGCACGTACAAGAAGAAGCAAAGGAGTGAAGCATAAAGAGAATCTAGATTATTGGGAAACCCGAATCATTTCAAAAAGAAGAAAAAGCAAGTATGGATTAACAACAAGTACTCATCGTGACAACCCAATCAATAAGAACGTTGTATATTTGGATTTTAGATCTGAACTAAGTGCTTTTGATCAATATTTTTACTTTGGAACTCTGAACAAAAGCCTAGTTTCAAGTACAAAACAAGACTATATTAGACTACAGACTACAAAATTAAAAAACCTCTTTGAAAATGCAACCATATACAACTCTGGTGGAGTACCACAAAATGAAATTGTTGCAGCCCTTTCTAATGAAGAATTAAAAATTATTTCATTCATTCTGGGAAAAACATTTGTTTCTGGGAAAATCATTAAACATAAATTATTTGGAAGTTGGGGAACTTCAATATTTTTAGAAAAAGATTCTTTTAAATATTCGGAGGCACATGCTGGAAGTGGAGAAATTGCAATAGTAAAGTTAGTTCACACTTTACTAAATTCACCTAATCAAAGTTTAGTACTGTTGGATGAGCCAGAAGTTTCACTTCACCCAGGTGCACAAAGAAGACTAAAAATTTTTCTTCTCGAGCTTATTAAAGAAAAGAAGCATCAAATAATTGTTTCAACACATTCCCCTAATTTAGTGGAGAACCTTCCACGGAAAGCTATTAAATTATTTACATTTAATCCAGAAACAGAAAAAGTTAAGATACTAAATAATTGCTTACCAGATGAAGCATTTTATACTTTAGGGCAAACATTGACTAACCAAGTCAGCCTTATTGTTGAGGACAAATTGGCCTATAATATCATAAAAAAAGTAACACATAGTCTTGGGGAAGAAAAAGCTGCGTTACTTAACGTAGAGTTTTTCCCTGGCGGGGCACAGACATTAAAGAAAAGTTTTGTAAAACATTATGCAATAGTAGAAGACAATAATAAATTTTTTATATTTGACGGTGACCAAGATCCAAAATCCGAGGTTCTTGATTTAGGAAAGGTACTCCAAAACGATTACAATACAAATTATTTTAAAATGCATATAGATACCATTACAATGAATGCTGGTATTTCTTTTGATCGGGATGGCAATAGTGTTGAAGGTGGGCGTGATGACCAATTACTTACGGCTCAAGAAAAATTTATTAGGTTTTATAGGGAAAATGTATTTTACCTCCCAACCAACATTCCTGAGGAAATTATTTGGGATGAAGGGATTGTGTTCAGTTTAATCGATGATAAGGAAGTAATAGATAAAATAAGACAAGAGAATAACCTTAAACAAAAAATTAAACTTGCTGCTCAGGAGCTTTTCTCCAGTTCTGATAACCCAGTGGATTCCCTGGAAGGGCTTTTAATAAGTAAATGGATAAAGCGAGAAAGTAAGGATAAGGAATTAATAGTAGATATAATTAACAATATATTAGATAAAATAGAGAAACAGTCATTGGTGAACAGGTAACGACATTAAGTCGTTACTTTTTTTTGAATTATATATTAAGATTATTAAAAGGTAAATTATGCCTATTTACAGAATACTTATTATGTAGGAAGAGACTTTTCATTAAGCCGTTTCATATTACATGGATAACTTTAAATTTATATTTCTGTCATGAAAGGACTATTACTATGACAAATACAATTACGATGAAGACTATTAATGATCTTCTGGAGACAGCTGCTTTTTTTATTCCTTCATATCAGCGAGGTTATCGTTGGGATGAAACGCAGGTAAAAAACCTGTTAAATGACATCTTACAATTCATGAAAGAAGGTTCTTCTACTTTTTATTGTTTGCAGCCAATTGTTGTTCGAAAGACTTCAAAATACGAAAATGGACTACCAATATATGAAGTAATTGACGGACAACAACGGCTAACAACAATTTCACTAATTCTTACCTATTTGAATGAAGTACCATATTCACTTACGTACGAAACACGTCCTAATAGCTTTGAGTATTTAAAAGCAATAAGAGAAGAAATTGAAAATGGCACAGAAGCGAAGAACATTGATTTTCATTTCTTCAAAAAGGCGTTTGTGACCATTCAGGAATGGTTCGAGCAGCCTCGAGAAAATCGTCGTACACTACGGCAAAAATTTCTTATCGCGCTTGGGGAAAGTGTAAAGGTAATCTGGTATGAAGTATCAACTGGCGTAGAAGTACGGGAAGTCTTCAGCCGTTTGAATATCGGCAAAATACCTCTTACCAATGCAGAACTGATAAAAGCGCTAATTTTATCGAAAACTCCACAGAACAAGCAACTTGAAATAGCGAATGAATGGGACCAGATAGAGCGGCGTCTCCGTCACGATCGACTATGGTACTTTATCCAACCGAAAAGTACATATACTAATCGAATAGAATTATTGTTTGATATTTATACAGGTAATGTAGCACCGAAACATCATGACCCATTTTATACTTTTTATAAGATACAAGAGGAAACTGATTTCGAACATTTATGGCTTCAAATTAAAGCATATTTAGCACGCTTTGAGGAATGGTATGATGACCGCAAGCTGTATCATTATTTGGGCTATCTAACCCAACAAAAATCCATTACCAAATATATTGACCTTTATGATGATGACAATATAAAAGATAAGCGACATTTTCGTACGGAATTGTTAAATGAAATCAAACGTGATATTAACGGAATTAAAATTGAAGACCTCACATACGGGCAGGATAGTGCACAAATAAAAAAAATTTTGCTGCTCTTCAATATTGTTACCACATTAAACCAGAAAAATAATGAGGCTCGGTTTCCATTCGATCGATATTCTAATGAGCGCTGGAGTATAGAGCATATTCATGCTCAACATACAGATGGACTAAATACTAAAGAACAGTGGCTTGCTTGGATTCAAGATGCTATTTATATGCTGGAACAACTCGACGCAGTCAACGAACCAGAGAAATACCAACAGCTTATTCAAAAACTTCTTGAACATAAAAATGATAAGGACATAACCAGCGACATTTTTGAGCAGCTGTTTAATCAAGTGCTTGTGGAAACAGAAGAGGAATTCGGGTCAAGTATTCATGATATCGACAATCTGGTGTTATTGGACCAAGCTACTAACAGTGCACTTAGTAATCACTTTTATCCAATAAAATATCAAAGACTAATTGAGTATGACAAGCAAGGAAGCTTTATTCCGATTTGCACTCGTAATGCATTTATGAAGTATTACAGTAAAAAAGTAGATAATTTTCAACTCTGGGCAGAGCAGGATCGTGAAGATTATTTAGAGGCGGTCCAGCAAACATTGAAGATGTTTCAGTAAAGGAGAAAGAAGATGGAGACACCCATTACATTTTGGAAACTGATAAATCAATATATAATTACCATTCCACTGATACAACGTGATTATGCTCAAGGCCGAACGGATGAACGTACAAAAGATATCCGAGCGGTTTTACTCGAACATATTAAAGAAGCCCTTGAAAAGAAACGTCATGTTGATTTTGACTTTGTCTATGGTTCAGTTGAAAATCATACATTAAGCCCAATTGATGGCCAGCAGCGTTTAACAACTCTTTTTCTCTTACACTGGTATTTTGGTGTAAAAGAAGGAGTAGATTTACAAGATTCTTTAAGACGCTTCTCCTATGAAACACGTATAAGTGCACGTGATTTTTGCAGGGCACTGGTAGTGAATCCACCTACTTTTGAGAAGGTAACGGGGAAAAGGATTTCAGAGGTTTTAAAAACAGAAAAATGGTTCCATCATCAATGGCTCCAGGATCCCACTGTAAATGCAATGCTGGTAATGCTTGATGATATGCATACCCAATTTGGTTTGTTTGATATTGAGGTAATCCCACTTTTGATAGACGACACATGTCCAATTACATTTAGCTTTTTAGAGCTTAAGGAATTTGGATTAAGCGATGAACTTTATATCAAGATGAATGCCAGAGGGAAACCGCTCTCAATCTTTGAAAATTTCAAAGCACAATTTGAACAAATTTTAGAAGCGGCTGGCTTTGTACAAGAGAGCAAGGACTTTTCCATTATGCTTGAACGGGAATGGACCGATTTATTATGGGAATATAAGAGTAAAGATTACACGATAGATGAACCATTTGTTGAATTATTTAGCTTTATCACTACTGCATTAGTTGTTAAGAAAAAAGGGGTTCGTAACCCTCTTATCTTCTCGGATCCCTACGTAAAACAAGCAGACCTAAAAGATGTATACAATACACAAGAGCATGTAGAGTTCTTATTCAATGTCCTTTCCCTATGGAAAGACAGTAAAACCATTCGTGCGGAGTTTAAACAACTTGCAAAAGCTGTGCCTTTCTTCACGCCACATTCTCAGCTTTTCGACAGTTGTGTACTGGGTTCTGGTTTTAACTTAACAGAACGAATATTATTATATGCGATTGTAATGAAGAAACTTTACAAACAAGAGGAAGATATTGCTGACACGGTTCGAGTGATTCGTAATCTATTACAACGTATTCGACAAATGAACAATGGTCAATTTAACAGTAATTTACGTTTTGATTCAGTGGGTTCAATTTTCCGAACTATTGATCAGCTTATCAAGACTAATGAACCAATATATGATGTAATTTTACGATTTGACTCTGTAGAAGGATTTGCCTCAACCAGCTGGAAACAGGAGCAGGAAAAAGCAAAACTTTTAAAAGAAAGGCCAGATTTAAAAGAAGCTTTACATGAATTGGAAGATGAGCCAACTCTAAAAGGCTCTGTACATCAATTGCTTCCGATATTCATGCGCTATCCAAAAGAAACGCTAAGTTATGCAAAGGCGCTTTTACAACTGCCTGATACTTTAGTTGCTCGTGCTATGTTAGTCATTGATGATTACTCAATACAAATTGGTTGGAGTAATTTAGGGGCACGATACGTATTCGGCGGCACCCGTTATCGTGAATTGGTTTGGACAACTAATAAAGATATGACCGAGCTTTTCTCTCAATTGATTGAATTACTCATTGCTGCACCACAAGAAAGTGTAAAAGATAAACTAGAGTACATTATTAGCAATAATAATGAATGGGATCAGAGCAGCTGGGAATATTATTTTGTTAATTATTCGGAAATGCTTACTGGGAGCAACTTACTCTATGTATTTGGACAAAATTTCGAAATCGAACGTTTGTCAGGGTCCAATCTACAGGCAGAGCATATTAATCCATTTTATGATGCAGTAATTCAGATAATTGATGATGATGATATTTGTAAGCAATGGAAATCGACGGTGCGACTAAGTGATCCAAGTTATCTTGTAACTCAATGCGGAATTAAGTTTTGCATTACTAAGGGATACTGGACATATGAAGGAGACCCTAAAATTTGTGATGCCTTATCAAAGTATGATAAAACTTTATCAGATCTTGATCTTGTAGAAAGAGGAGTAGCACTGGTCCAACAAGCGCACACATTGGCAAACGTACCTGCTTTGAATTAATTACCACGAGTAATTGATAGCCATTTTCCTTTTTTAACGGTAAATGGCTATCAATATAACAATACTAAATTCGCATTACTTTATTTTACTATCCATATAATCACTTAAAATCGTATTCTTTCATTTTAATTTACCTTTTAGTGTTCCACCAAGATCGATGCCAATTTAAGTAGAGTATGTTTGGGTACCATTCTTTCTTCTCTGGTAAATTAATGGTTTGGTTGTGATACTGTGTATAACTGCTTTGCAATAATGATTCATGTAGAAGTATCTTATATGACTCATCTATTGTGATCAGGCCCAAGTCAAAAAGATCATGGATATCAGAACGCAATAATAGTCCGTTATCAACTGTATTTGTGTCATCCCCTCGATAAGGGACAATATGTGCGGCTTGTAATGCTTCCACTATATCAAATCCAGTTACTGCACATTTTCCACCGTATGCCTCTATTAAATCTTTTCTAAACTTAGGCTGTCCTCTTCTGACTACCAATGAACTCAATGTTTTTTCTCTTGCGTCAGAAAGACTTTCGGGACTAAACTCACTTTTCTTTGTAACATTTTTCTCGATTTTACCAATACTGCTTTTGGATTTTGCCCTTGGATTATTCCAAGAATCCTGGGTATTATCTTTATTTGTTAGTAAAGAAATTCGTGCACCTTTTTTTGATGTTCCAGGCTGAGCAATTTTAATAATTTTGTTAAATAATTCTTCACTAAGCTTTGGTATTGAATTACCCCACCCTAATGTGTTCTCTACTCCGACTGCATCCCTATTTACCTTTCCGCTTCCAGATGAAAAATCGAGTGGTTCATTAAACCATTTAATATTTTTTAAATGAGCTAAATAAATAGTGTGTACGCGATCATTCCTTTTTTCATTAACCGCAGGATCACGGGTATCCAACTTGCCTACTATTCCATATCCCAAGAATTCATATTTATTTTTCTTGGTACTAAGATAAAGGAAATGATCACCTTTTTTTACTTTTATTGAATGGGTATTATCATATAGATATTTTTCTCCAAATATATCCGAGTATTTGGTTTGGTCACTTACTTTAAAAATCCAATAGCCCATAAATCCTCCTTATTTCCAGTTGGTTTACTTAGTAAAAGCACTGAAAAAACAACACTATTAGCTTCATATTAGTATTTATATAGTGAAAGGCTACTTAACATAAATGTATCCTTGCTGACCATCCTCCCCTTTAGCAGGCTGAATATTCATATTCTCTTTAGCTCTGATGAGTCTAACTGTGCGAGGCCAATCTTGTATTTCTGCTATTACTGATATCTTTATTGAAGGTACAAAAACGTTTTCATTTTCTTCAAAAAGTTTTTTCACTCTTTTGTACCCTGATTCCTCAGACATAATCACCTTCATCTGATCATTATCTTCATCACTGAACCAGTGTTTCTTTCCTAGATTACAAGGTACACATAGTGTCCAAAGGTTTTCGATATCGGTTTTACCTCCCCATTCAACTGGTATCTTATGATCAACCATTAACTTTACGCCATCCTCTATTCCATAGCCGCATCTTCTACACTTAGACTGGTCCCTTTGAAACACTTGGTATCGTAATTTTTGGTTAATGGGCTCTCTGTTTTTATCGGTTTTCTTTTGAGTCAATGAATGCAAGATATAACCGTCTTTTACAGACTCAATTTCCCATCCCTGTTGACGAAGTGATCTGATAGACCGTTGCCAGTCATGTACATCGGCGACATTTGAAAGATCGTCACGGCTTACCACTACCCCTACATTTTCAGTTAATAGCTTTAACATTCTTTTAGCAGCTGACATAAAATTTCTCTCCTTTATACTTTTCTACATTATAATACAGATTTTTTCTTCATGAATTCTTTTGCTGGCTATTAGTGTATCATTTGTTCATTGAATTACGAATAAAGTTTTCGATTGCACCTAATGTACCTTTAAAGTCCTTTTAAGATCATGTTCCCAAATGCGTAACAAGTTCCACCCTTTGTTCTGATAGTATTCAGTCACTTCGTTATCCCTTTCCTTATTTCTTTTTATTTTGTTAACCCAAAACTCCCTGTTTGTTGCAGGTATTGAACCATGTTGTTCACAACCGTGCCAATAACATGAATCAATAAAAATTACAACTTTATATTTTTGAATAGAAATATCGGGTTTGCCTAATAGGTTTTTATTGTTTTTACGGTACCTAATCCCCCTAGTCCATAACTCTTTATTAACCATCTCTTCTAATTTTGTTCCCTTAGATTTTACTGCCTTCATATTACGGGTTCTTTGTTCGTTTGTTAATTTATCCATTCATTTCTCCTTGCTGAAGCAAATCAAGATGTGGGATACATAGTCTATGAAATAAGAGTGAACCCACATGGATTCACCCTTTTTGGATAAACAGATTCCGATATCTTTAACTAATGATATCTTGTTCCTCATTTTCGCGTGCCTCCGTAAAGGTGAGGGAAGTATTACTTACTTGCTGTTTTGTCCATTTAGTATGCCCAGGACAAATCATTCTAAAATCACACTTTTTACATCTGCCAGTTGTACAACCTACCATTGGGAAATCCTTCGACTTTATTCCCTTTACGGCAGAAGCAACCTCATTTCTTACTGTTTGAAGGTTCTCTTCAGTTACATCTACTTCAACTCTTTCTTTAATACGATCTGAAAATTCCCCATCGGGAAGACTCTCAATTGGCGGTTTCGGGCTTAAAAAGTGCGCAACTGCTTTAAAAGGTTCCAGATTAAGCGCATGGCGAGCAGCATTCGAATAAAGTAACAATTGCCTTTCCACATCATGAAGTCTTTCAAAGTACATATTAACATTGTCCCATTTATGATTTTTAAAATCTATGAGACTAACTGGTTCACGAACTTCCATTCCATAATTATCCTTGGTCACTTTTTCAAGCAAGTCAATAGTACCGCTTATAAGAACCCCTGATTCTTTATCAATAAACTCAAAAGGCTTTTCAGCGTAAAGTATTAACCCCCCGTCTATACCATATGTATTAAAATATCTAATTAATGTTTGTCCAGCCGCTTCTCGTAGTCTTTCAAAGGGTTTCCCTGATGTATACCTTAAAGTGAATCTCTCCAACACCAGTTCTTTTATTAGTTCCTCCTGAACCTGTACGCCGCCTTTTGCACTGTCATGTACCTCAGCCAAAATATTATGGATCTGATCTCCATAACCAATAGATGATGATGAAATTCCAGGGTCGAATAACATTAAACATCTTAATTTATATTCATATGGACACTTCCAATAATAATTTAACTCAGAAAACGATGTGGGTAGTAAGGTAGTTTCTTCTGAAGGCCTTGGTACCCCATATTCACGCTCAGTTGGATCAACACCATTCGTAACTGCAAAGTCGTGACTTATTTCATTAAAGAACGGTGTTGGCCTTTTTCGGTTTGCATCTAAACTTGATATATTCAGGAATTTCCTGCACCGTGTAAGTGCTACATACCACAACCTTCGTTCCCCATCATCACCACCAGCATACCTTGCTGGATCAAATTCTTGTTCACTAAGTAGAGTGGACGGTCCTCTATTTCTCATGCTACTTGGAAAATGATAACTAGTTACACGTGGTATAAATACTACTGGCCATTCTAATCCCTTAGCCCCGTGAATTGTCATAATTTGCACAGCATTTGGGGAAAGGAATTCATTTGGTCCGCCTTCATCCATATTTTTCGCAGCCCATCCTCCCAGGAATATACAAAACGACCTTATATCGCTGGGTTTTATCCATTGATGTACCGCTTCGTATTGGGTTATTAAGCTGCTGACTTTACCTAAATTATACAGGACATCTTCTCCCCACTGCCGTTGCTCATTCCCACTACCAAGAATAGAGAGCATTTCATGGAAAATTTCTTGAATATAAATCCTTCTTGAGAGACGGCCACGCTCTTCCTTCGGCAAATTCTGTCTTTGAATTGTTGTCCTTTTTGAAGCAATCCACTCTAAGAACCTATTAGG
The window above is part of the Bacillus sp. SORGH_AS_0510 genome. Proteins encoded here:
- a CDS encoding ATP-dependent endonuclease codes for the protein MEIKHTEDNYHNLIKTIDQMFERPSVFNNFINRIIFPFYKNFELDSEIHFNYPFTVLVGKNGCGKSSALHALYGCPKDNSTADFWFSTHLDPIVEAGGIINSYIYEFTDKGKLQAAHKARTRRSKGVKHKENLDYWETRIISKRRKSKYGLTTSTHRDNPINKNVVYLDFRSELSAFDQYFYFGTLNKSLVSSTKQDYIRLQTTKLKNLFENATIYNSGGVPQNEIVAALSNEELKIISFILGKTFVSGKIIKHKLFGSWGTSIFLEKDSFKYSEAHAGSGEIAIVKLVHTLLNSPNQSLVLLDEPEVSLHPGAQRRLKIFLLELIKEKKHQIIVSTHSPNLVENLPRKAIKLFTFNPETEKVKILNNCLPDEAFYTLGQTLTNQVSLIVEDKLAYNIIKKVTHSLGEEKAALLNVEFFPGGAQTLKKSFVKHYAIVEDNNKFFIFDGDQDPKSEVLDLGKVLQNDYNTNYFKMHIDTITMNAGISFDRDGNSVEGGRDDQLLTAQEKFIRFYRENVFYLPTNIPEEIIWDEGIVFSLIDDKEVIDKIRQENNLKQKIKLAAQELFSSSDNPVDSLEGLLISKWIKRESKDKELIVDIINNILDKIEKQSLVNR
- a CDS encoding DUF262 domain-containing protein, whose translation is MTNTITMKTINDLLETAAFFIPSYQRGYRWDETQVKNLLNDILQFMKEGSSTFYCLQPIVVRKTSKYENGLPIYEVIDGQQRLTTISLILTYLNEVPYSLTYETRPNSFEYLKAIREEIENGTEAKNIDFHFFKKAFVTIQEWFEQPRENRRTLRQKFLIALGESVKVIWYEVSTGVEVREVFSRLNIGKIPLTNAELIKALILSKTPQNKQLEIANEWDQIERRLRHDRLWYFIQPKSTYTNRIELLFDIYTGNVAPKHHDPFYTFYKIQEETDFEHLWLQIKAYLARFEEWYDDRKLYHYLGYLTQQKSITKYIDLYDDDNIKDKRHFRTELLNEIKRDINGIKIEDLTYGQDSAQIKKILLLFNIVTTLNQKNNEARFPFDRYSNERWSIEHIHAQHTDGLNTKEQWLAWIQDAIYMLEQLDAVNEPEKYQQLIQKLLEHKNDKDITSDIFEQLFNQVLVETEEEFGSSIHDIDNLVLLDQATNSALSNHFYPIKYQRLIEYDKQGSFIPICTRNAFMKYYSKKVDNFQLWAEQDREDYLEAVQQTLKMFQ
- a CDS encoding DUF262 domain-containing protein, with amino-acid sequence METPITFWKLINQYIITIPLIQRDYAQGRTDERTKDIRAVLLEHIKEALEKKRHVDFDFVYGSVENHTLSPIDGQQRLTTLFLLHWYFGVKEGVDLQDSLRRFSYETRISARDFCRALVVNPPTFEKVTGKRISEVLKTEKWFHHQWLQDPTVNAMLVMLDDMHTQFGLFDIEVIPLLIDDTCPITFSFLELKEFGLSDELYIKMNARGKPLSIFENFKAQFEQILEAAGFVQESKDFSIMLEREWTDLLWEYKSKDYTIDEPFVELFSFITTALVVKKKGVRNPLIFSDPYVKQADLKDVYNTQEHVEFLFNVLSLWKDSKTIRAEFKQLAKAVPFFTPHSQLFDSCVLGSGFNLTERILLYAIVMKKLYKQEEDIADTVRVIRNLLQRIRQMNNGQFNSNLRFDSVGSIFRTIDQLIKTNEPIYDVILRFDSVEGFASTSWKQEQEKAKLLKERPDLKEALHELEDEPTLKGSVHQLLPIFMRYPKETLSYAKALLQLPDTLVARAMLVIDDYSIQIGWSNLGARYVFGGTRYRELVWTTNKDMTELFSQLIELLIAAPQESVKDKLEYIISNNNEWDQSSWEYYFVNYSEMLTGSNLLYVFGQNFEIERLSGSNLQAEHINPFYDAVIQIIDDDDICKQWKSTVRLSDPSYLVTQCGIKFCITKGYWTYEGDPKICDALSKYDKTLSDLDLVERGVALVQQAHTLANVPALN
- a CDS encoding HNH endonuclease; translation: MGYWIFKVSDQTKYSDIFGEKYLYDNTHSIKVKKGDHFLYLSTKKNKYEFLGYGIVGKLDTRDPAVNEKRNDRVHTIYLAHLKNIKWFNEPLDFSSGSGKVNRDAVGVENTLGWGNSIPKLSEELFNKIIKIAQPGTSKKGARISLLTNKDNTQDSWNNPRAKSKSSIGKIEKNVTKKSEFSPESLSDAREKTLSSLVVRRGQPKFRKDLIEAYGGKCAVTGFDIVEALQAAHIVPYRGDDTNTVDNGLLLRSDIHDLFDLGLITIDESYKILLHESLLQSSYTQYHNQTINLPEKKEWYPNILYLNWHRSWWNTKR
- a CDS encoding HNH endonuclease, yielding MSAAKRMLKLLTENVGVVVSRDDLSNVADVHDWQRSIRSLRQQGWEIESVKDGYILHSLTQKKTDKNREPINQKLRYQVFQRDQSKCRRCGYGIEDGVKLMVDHKIPVEWGGKTDIENLWTLCVPCNLGKKHWFSDEDNDQMKVIMSEESGYKRVKKLFEENENVFVPSIKISVIAEIQDWPRTVRLIRAKENMNIQPAKGEDGQQGYIYVK
- a CDS encoding very short patch repair endonuclease, translating into MDKLTNEQRTRNMKAVKSKGTKLEEMVNKELWTRGIRYRKNNKNLLGKPDISIQKYKVVIFIDSCYWHGCEQHGSIPATNREFWVNKIKRNKERDNEVTEYYQNKGWNLLRIWEHDLKRTLKVH
- a CDS encoding ATP-dependent DNA helicase, which codes for MAITYTDSQQLAINHRAGNLQIIACAGSGKTEVISKRTALIIDEGVPRESIICFTFTEKAAREMKTRIRKHLEEISPENPSIGDMYIGTIHSFCLQLLKEIDPKYRTFEILDETKQVAFISSNFYNIGLHRLQPLTSTGGYWATVREFISTLNILHVEDIDIDELQNDDLKNSVKQYKELLSSKPNYFIDFNDIVDHLTNTLKNNSAKLADVRERFKYLIVDEYQDIDPKQEELIMLLSDSGKQMYVTVVGDDDQSIYGWRGADISNILNFKNKYPDVKQIKLTENFRSTHAVIEIANSAIRRLPQGRRLPKSMIASEWVDGEDGTVLKEKMAELGDVQKRIFETPEEEAEWTARRISSLRGVIITEKNGEKRAIDYSDIAILIRSVRSNGRIFVETLRRAGIPVIVTGTRGLFSNDEVLLIQAAFCQLAEMEFLYTDIDGNNRNFNVDETRMFIRETINSLIEQNVMPYSDPNRFLEWIASKRTTIQRQNLPKEERGRLSRRIYIQEIFHEMLSILGSGNEQRQWGEDVLYNLGKVSSLITQYEAVHQWIKPSDIRSFCIFLGGWAAKNMDEGGPNEFLSPNAVQIMTIHGAKGLEWPVVFIPRVTSYHFPSSMRNRGPSTLLSEQEFDPARYAGGDDGERRLWYVALTRCRKFLNISSLDANRKRPTPFFNEISHDFAVTNGVDPTEREYGVPRPSEETTLLPTSFSELNYYWKCPYEYKLRCLMLFDPGISSSSIGYGDQIHNILAEVHDSAKGGVQVQEELIKELVLERFTLRYTSGKPFERLREAAGQTLIRYFNTYGIDGGLILYAEKPFEFIDKESGVLISGTIDLLEKVTKDNYGMEVREPVSLIDFKNHKWDNVNMYFERLHDVERQLLLYSNAARHALNLEPFKAVAHFLSPKPPIESLPDGEFSDRIKERVEVDVTEENLQTVRNEVASAVKGIKSKDFPMVGCTTGRCKKCDFRMICPGHTKWTKQQVSNTSLTFTEARENEEQDIIS